CGACCACCTCAAGCTCCACTCCTACGCCACCTCCATCCGCAAGGCCGTCTTGGCACCCATGGACAATGAAAATATGCACACCCCAGACATCGGGGGCCAGGGCGCCACGTCAGAAGCCATCCACGACATCATCCGCCACATCCGCATCATCAACGGCCGGGCCGTGGAGGCCTAGGCCGTCCCCGGGACTGTCTCGGCCCACCCTTTACATCCGCTTCGCACCCCCAGCACCCTAATTGGCTCGGTCGGTGGACCCAGAGCAAACACACTTCTGCcacccccagaaaaaaaaaaaaaaaggcctccttCCCTGGCCAAGCATCCTCCTCTCTCAGCTCtccaccaccagtgaagtcccctcCCCAACCATGTGACATTTCCCTGCCGGgaccccttcacacacacatgcccccAGCTGGGAAGTCTTTCCCAGCCAGACTCCTCCCCACAGCCAGGCTCTCTTCACCCAGGGACCTAACAGCCTCTCCCCCAGTCTAAGCTCATTTCCCTAGGTGGGCCTCCTTCCCACTAAGGTACCTTTCCTCAACCGGTATACCCCTTCCTCAACCAAACCCCTCCCCTAGCTTATTCCCCCTCCTCAGCCAGACCTTTGCCCCATCCCTAGCCTGTGCCCCCAGCTAGGTCCCTTTCCTCCACCATGTGCCCTCCCTCAGCCAGGACACACGCCTTCCTTCCCAGGCAGGATCCCTGCCCTAGCAGGCCCTCCCCACCTGCTAATCCCCCTCTTCCAGGCAGGTCCATCAACCCACCGATTATCCCATGCCCAGCCTATGTTGGTCTCAGCATTCGAACCTCTCCCGCCACCAGCTTCCTTTCCTTGCCTGTGCCTCCTTCCCAGGCCCCATTCCCCTGCCAgagcccctccccaggcaggccACCTTTCCCTGCCAGGATATTTTCTCCCCCCAatctcccccagcccagccggcCTCCCATCCTCAGCTTGTGCCACCCTATCAAGTCTCTGCTCCTTTTACAAGACAGGCCCCTTCCCACATCCaggccccttccccagcctcacCCTCTTCCCCAGCTTAAGCCTACTTTCCCAGCCAGGTCTCTTTCCCTGGTCAGGTGCCATTCCCCAGGATTTTTCCCCTTTAACACTCAAGGATTCCTCTCTCATCCTTTGCCTCCTAACTCAACTAAGCCTCTTTCCCTTGACCAGCCGAGTCCTCCTTCCCTAAGCAGCCCCCGCTCCATTATCCCCTTCCTAGCCTGGCCTCCTTCTTCACCCTGTGCCCCAGTCCACACAGGTGTCCTTACCTCGCCGTCTCCCCTTCTTCTGCCTGTTCCCCTTTCCCCTGCCACGGCCCATTCATCCTCCTAGACTGACCCCTTCCCCAGTTTTCACCCTTTGCCCCAGCCAGGCCCCCTTCTATAGATTACGCCTCCCTTCCTGGCCTATTCTTCCTTCCCCAGCCAGCATTCTCATCCCTATAAAAGGCGCTCTTCTCACAATGCGTCCAAATACCTAGTTTTCTCAGGGACTTCCTCTTCTCAGACAGCTGGCTATCTGAAAATGTATCTGATGCACACATTTACACAGTGAGCTATCTGGCAGGATTTctatatttgcattttgaaaagagattccccccaacacacaccctgccttcaaaaaaaagaaaaagaaaaaaacagtggcACTTCTTTCCCTCCTGCAACTAGCCCTGGACTGGCAAGTTTTTGAAAGTGCAAGTACTTTGTCATGCATAGCAATGAGAACATCCTTAACTGGAGCCATTTCATGATGTCGTCACTGAGTGAAACATCAACTCAGGATAGCTTCAACTATCTTGTTCCTCCCTATATCCTTCCCTGGGAGATATTCCACTCCAGACCACCATCAGGACTGCAGGCCCATTCCTCCTTCCAAAAGCCTCATCTGTCACTGtgtcctcccccttcactcctgcTCCCTAACCCTCCAGGATTCCTTTGCTGAAGTCGATCCTGGGATACAAACTCTATATGAACTCAGTCAgctatacaaaaatagaaaaccaggtatttttttaaactgcttttattctttaaacaaaCTACTGCTCGCCTTTTCCCCTTCGTATGTTTTAGTTTAGAACATTTGGTGtgtacaaagaatttttaaatgaatttaagtaATCTCACTGAAATACAGGACCtaaaggttaaattttttttaattgtttactgcaaatcatttcacttttacttttttttgggcAAATTCAAGATATCAACAAGTCTCAAATATCAACAAAAGTATATTGCTCATTTTTTGTGCTTCATAGCAGTTGCagatataacaaaatgaatcaactactttaatactttttaaaatctctctttaaatactttttatctCTAAGAATTAAGGAAAACGACTAAGTTCAGATCTTTCACACTCATACCAGTTGTAGATAGAACAAAGTGGACCAAGTGCTTGAACAACGTTATACCCTTTTATGTCTGAGAATAAAGGAAACTTACTAGTTGATGTCACCCCTCACAGTAAGTTAAACTACCTATCAGTTTGTCTCTTCTTACTTCACATCAATTGCAGATATAATGAAATGAATCAACTACTTGAATAAAGTCATGTCCTTTCTTATAttcaataaaggaaattaaattgaGATCTTTCACATCTTAGAGCAAGCCTTATCTAGCCTATCAGTTTAGGTAAATCTACTTTCTACATTTAACGCTTACATTTAACTTCTAAAGTTAACAAACATTATTTAGAATTCAGAAAACGTCTAAACAACTGTAATTAATTTGCAACCACACAAGgttttatgaaaaaacaaaacaaaatactagggcttccctggtggctcagtggttaagaatcctggggacacgggttccagccctggtcggggaagacccaaccccacatgccgcggagcaagaaAGGTGGGAACTTGGCATAGTCACTCCGCTAGGGTAGGACGGTGCAGATGTCTTCCTGGTCACCGGCCTCCGGTTCCCCTAACCCCGTGAAAGAAGCAACCCAGGGACGATCGAGGAGGATAGAAGAgcgagggaggaagaagggggggcgggggtggagagagggggtGAACTCTGAGTAAAATGAATCAacaaaaccctgagaaaaccgaaGGAAAAAAGCGGAGCCTGCTGAGGAGACGCGGCGGCGGCAGCTTCGGCTCCAACGGCAGCCGCCACGGCGATGGCGGCAGCGGGCCTACAAGAGACGGCAGGCCGGGCACCTGACGGAGCCGGTGTCGAGCGGCTTCACCGAGTTGTAGTGCTCCCCGCACATGGAGTAGCTCCTGTAGACCAGGGTGAGCGGCTTCTTGGTGTACTCCTCTCCGAAGACGACGGCGGGCGAGTTGCCCTGGATCACCTCGATGGGGGTCTGCAGGACGTGCGACAGGGCCCTCAGCTCGAGCTGGCCTCCACACGACGCGCTGAACACGATGTCGTCGCAGTAGCTCAAGAAGTCGTCGCGGCTGCAGGCGTCGCCGGTTTCGGGGTCGCTGCAGAAGGGCAGGAAGTCCTCGACATGCTTCCGCATGTACTCGGCGGTGCACCTCCGCAGGCCCTCCACGGTCACGGAGAACACCAGCTGGTCTTGGATGGCGCGGTACATGCAGTGGCCGTCGGCCGGGATATCCTTCATCTCCAGATTCCTGGCCCACAGGATGGCGTCGAGCTTCATTTCCTCGTCATGGCGGAAGCTGGCCAGATGCTCCATCTCAGCCTTGGCCATCctctcctgcctttctctctcgAGGGCCACCTTTCTTTCGCGCCTTCTCTGTGCCCTCGAGAGGTGAGGAGGCTTGTCCTCGAGATCCAGCTTGCCCAGATCTTCAGTGACTGAATCGAGGTTGCTGTTATCAGGGAAACTCTCCTGGAACTTCTGCAGCTCCTGCTGGTGCTTCTGCTCCATCTCGGCCTCGAGGCGGGCCACATCGAGGAGCAactgctttcttctcttcttgtcgCTCTTGGGGACCGAGCTCTTCATGCCCTGAATGTGGGCCTGCAGCTCTGCCTTCTCGCGCTTGTGGCGTCGTAACATCCGCTGATGCTCACTCTGTGAATCTTCCATGATGTTTAAGGGCAGGCGAGAATCGAAGTTTGGTGGCTGAAGTACCGCTACAGTTCGCGTCAACAGTCGAACCACCCAACTGGCTAGGGCTCCTCAGCCTCCCGTGGCGGCTGTACTCTCTTCCCCTCACCCGCGGTTGCCCTCACTCTATTAACGGCCCTCTCTGCCATTGGCCACTGTCTCTCCACGGCTACGCCTCCTAAACACTCCTGGCACTAGGATTGGCTGTTGGGAGACACTACGTATGCCCCCATTAGACCCCGTAGCAAGGGGTGCTTCCGGTTTTAGCGGGGTTCCTGTCCCGGATGTAAAATCCCGCCTTGGTGCATTATGTGCAGCAACTGAGCTTGTGGAGATTTTCGTGGGCTCTGAACTGCATACTTCACTTCCTAGCCTGAACACAGTGCAGACACTGGTCGTGCTTGAGAATCACATGACAAATACTGCTACACCAGATGAATGTGCTCTGACACCGGACTTCCCATTGCTCCCAGTGTTCAGGAGGCAATGTGGCTCTCTCCAGTTCTTTAGTTGCCTTGACTGATGAACCCTTAATTTTGTGTATCAGAACAAGATATTTCCTTATGTTCCTGGGAGCACAGAATCCTTTCAGTTTAGGCCTCAAATCCACCCTGTCCCATCTCAGTGTGAGAAAGCAACAACCTTAAAGTTCACTACAGCTGAGCAGACTTCGTCTTGTGCCAACAGAATGCACCTACCCTAAACTCCCCTTCTCCTGGGTTCCCAGCTTCCAAAATGGGCTCCCATGAAGCATGACAGTTGGCCTTCATCAAGCCACTTCCTTCTGATTATTCTGAATCTCTAAAAGttctaaaacataaaagaaagtaaaataaaatccctaAGCTCTTTCAAACATGCTCTCATCCTGCCCCACTCTGCTCATCTGTATCGTGAATTCCCAAACAGGAAGGCTCTTGAGACAACCTCCTCCctgttacaaatgaggaaagtggaCATTTGTCCAAGtttttacatatatcaaaacttcaGTCGTTTTTATTGCTAACTAGGATTCCATGATATGGATGTACTGTAGTTCacttaaccattcacctgttgaaggacatctgggctgtttccagtttggggttgtTACAACccctgctataaacatccatataCAGGTGTTTTGTGTGAGCACAaggcttcatttctctgggaaaaaaatgcccaggagtgcaatttctgggtcatattataagtgtatgtttagtttGTGAAGaagctattttccacagtggttgtaccattgtgcgttctcaccagcagtgtatgcgGAATCAGgtgtctctgcatcctcaccagcatttggtgttgtcatcattttttatttttagtcattctgatagatgtgtagtggtctcattttacaaattactTTGCAGCTTCGTTTTTCTAATGAGTACTTAAAATATGAAGCTACTTTTAGGAAAacactgaattaaaaattttttttaacttgcattaTTCATTATAATGATTTTCTGTGTTTCAAGAAAGATTTTAACTTTTAATCAGGCTAGCTATTGTGTATGGAGGTAGCGCTACcatactgaaatttttaaaatttaacatttagaGCAAGcctgttagggaaatttttattCACTGGAGAAAAGTCATGGCTAattgttttttcattaaaaaaagaaaagcatttgcaattttaaatgatgtttttcttaatttaaaaaggtCTTTTGTTTGCAGAAAAGAATACTACAAAATGATTTTAATGAGTCTCACAGTATCTAGGAATctttacactgattgatttttattgaaatacaatataaaataaaactgtaatatatGCTCACTGTCAATAATCTGGAGAAATTAAATTCCATAATTCTCCTGGGAGAAAACCCCagttaaccctttttttttttttttttttttgcggtacacgggcctctcaccgttgtggcctgtcccgttgcggagcacaggctccggacacgcaggctcagcggccatggctcacgggcccagccgctccgcggcatgtgggatcttcccggaccggggcacgaacccgtggcccctgcatcggcaggcggactctcaaccactgcgccaccagggaagccctctgttaacattttgtgtttattcttgCCATGCCTATTCTACTCAAATAGAACtgttaaacaaagaaacaacagaCCCAAAATGAAGTCACGTGTGCTATGCCCCACATCAGTAAACCAAGACTTAATACGTAACCAAATTGCAGTTTTAGCCCATCCCATGAAAGTGACTTTAACCAGTCAGTCTGGAATTTCCTGGCCAGCACTAGTGAGGTAGTCTGCCACATAGACCCCTGCCTTCCCCAAAAGGAAGGTGACCTCTGTCTGAAATAACCCCTTATTTTGTTGATGACTTCTCTGTCCCACCCCTTCTCTGCCTTTCAAAACCTTCCGTTTTGTACAGTTCCTTGGAGCTGCTCTCtgcttgctagatgggatgctgtccGATTTGTGAATTGCTGAATAAAGCCAATTGATCTTCAAATTCACTCAGGTGAATTTTGTTCTTTAACAGAACTCTAAGCGGTGCTCCCTGCCATCCTGTCTGCCTATCGCCCTCCCCACCTTGGCCTCTGGGGACCTCCCTTCTCTCTTCAAAGATCAGTGAGGGAAATACATCAAGGCTAAAAATTTGACCTGGCTCAAAGTAAAaagtcaaaacaacaaacaacgaAGCAAAACAGAAAGTTCTTAAATTTCAAAGTTTCTGCGGCAATTTCTTTGTGTCACCAAGGTTTAGTGGTTCTGCTTTTAGACAAGGCATTGTAGTGGGCCTCAGGTCTCTGCATCAgtagaagcagaagaaagaaacagaaactgctttgcaaatgatgcaaaacTCAAAATCCATTGTGGGTCCgatttcaggaaaaaattataCTGCTTTTAATGGAATTAATGATCCCCTCATCTTagcaatgaaggaaggaagggccaGAGAGGGGGAGTGTTGGGCTGATGGTCACACTGCAGAATTCCACGGCTGACTCGTCTGTGTCACGTTTCCCACCGCACTGTGCTGCTGCCACACGCAGCCTTGACATGACTCTTGGCTGTAAGTCAGGCAGAACAGTCCCAACATAGCTTCTGGGGCCATCGGGAGGAATCCCTCATGAAACGGTTGTAAATTCATCTATGAGATTCAAAGAGACCTTGTACGTGCCCTCCGACAATGCCCACGTGTGAGCGAGAGACTCTTCATGAGCTCTGCAAGCCTGAAATCGCCTTGTAAAGGTGGAGGGCAGGCCTGGAGAGGAGAAATTCCTGCGGTGGAACACACGTGCATCTGCCCCTAGGGCCTGCCTCCTCCTTGGCCAAAGCAAAGAGCCTGTTCAAGCAAACTCAAGTGGGTTTAAAGAAACACACTTATTTTTCCCTGAAAAAGTAAtgtgttcgggcttccctggtggtgcactggttaagaatccacctgccaatgcagtgcacacaggttcaagccctggtccaggaagatcccacatgcctcggagcaactaagcccgtgtgccacaactactgaagctcgcgcgcctagagcccgtgctccacaacaagagaagccaccgcaatgagaagcccgcacactgcaacaaagagtagcccccgctcagggcaattagagaaagcctcgtgcagcaacaaagaccctacaaagccaaaaacaaaaaaaagaaagtaaaaatctcatAATCTCACAATTCAGACTTCACAAGTCACTGCTGACATTTGGCTTGTAGCTTTTTAGTGTTTCATTTATGTATGCATGTATCTGTATGTATATTactgtataaatgtatatgtatacatatgtatatataatatgattcttattatagtaaaataaatacaatttaccattttaagcaaAAGATGTGGAATTTAGACTTTACTGTCTCTGAGGATTATTTGCTTTCCTTGAAAGCAGTGGGATGTGTGTATGACAAAGAGACAGGCTGTGAACTGTGGTCAAATAGTTACCTACTAGAGAACTACAGGAGGAAGGGTGTAGAGCCCTCCCTGCACTGTCCTGCTGAAGCTCCTGTCTTATTATTATCAACTGAAAAAATCTGAGCTTGGTGACTACTGATGGGTGACACACTCTTGTCTTGCTactgctgttatttatttatttatttggctgtgccatgtggcttgtgggatcttagttccctgaccagggattgaactcgggcccttggcagtgaaagcgtggagtcctaaccactggaccacccgggaaaTCCCGTACTGCTTTCATTCTTAAAATttgattatatacttaaaattttaaactctatttatattttgaataatcaGTGCTTTTACACCCTATTCTCAGCTGCTGAGTTGGACTCCTTGAGTTTCTTGTGTATCCTTTCTAAGATAGTCTGTGCTCACTCATATGCTCCTTTCAGTTTGGCTCAGAGGTACAAAAAGCTTTAGTGTACAAAGGTTGTATACGTGAAACTGGGGACACTCTACTTGATTGGTAATTGAAGGGATTTTTAAGGGCCTATCTCAGTGGACCTTTTCCTGGGATACTCCAGCCAGAAACCAGGGAATAACCTCTGATCCTGTCTTTGTCTTTACCCTCCtcataaaacaaatgttaattcTACTCCCAGCGTCCATCACTTTGGTCCCCTGTTCTCTCCCTgctgccacagccccaggccaCGTCAGCCGTTGTCTGTCatggatgaaaagacagcctctcaaATCAGCTTCTTGCCTCCAATCTCTCTCCTTGCAATCCATTCTTTCCCCTAAGATTCCTTATCTCTAAAGCATAGCTCTGATGTCTCATTCCTTctgaaaaacaaacttttaacGGATTCTACTGCCCCTAGGGTAACATTCTAACTCCTGAGTACAGAAGATTTTTTTCCACAAAGGACGGAGCAAGTGGCAGAAATATTCTCTCTTCTCGGGTGTGGCTGGTCTCTGAATCTGGGCCCTACAGGAAGGCAGCTCATGATCAGAAACTCATGACTGGGATCAGAACCCGGTTACTCCCAGGACCCCTCAGggatgcttgcattcctgggaatgGACAAACACTCATTCACATCAGACTGCCACAGGCCCCCGAGTTCTCACTTACTCCTTAGAGAGCCCACTCCCCAGGGGCTAGAATACCCCGAGTAGCCCGTTCTTGGTTTCAAGGTAGCTGAGAAGCCCAGATAAAGCGGCTTCGTGGACATGGGAAAACACCGCTGCCGCTACCCATTTCCTTCCGCTTTTGTTTCAAACAAAATTCTGACGTGATTTTGCAAGAACTTTGAACTCACCTCCAATTCCAGGAAAGCCTTATTAGCCTCTTCCTAGGAGGTGACTCAATTTGGTGATGAACCTTGGTGGCTTCACCTCGGCCACCCTGGTCAATGCAGTCCCTCCCCCGCCAGCTCCCACAGATGCAAGATGGCAGGGGCTCCGGATTTTGTTTCTCACAGGTTCAAAGGAGCAACAGAGCGCGTGTGCTCATGGGCTTCACTCTGATTGGGCAGGCCCAAGCCATAGATTCCCCTGGAGCCAATCACTGTGGCCCGGAAGAATCGGTGCTTTGATTGGCAGACCTGAAAGGGGAGGGTCCTGGAGGTGAACCGCTGTCACCCCAACAGAGTGACAGGGGTTCGCACCCCCAAAAAGGAGATTGGAGGCTTTTGTGGTAATGGAGGGAAACAGACGCTGGAGATGCGAACAACCCTTCTTTACTCGTGTCTCGCCCACTGCCACCTCTGGTGTTTGCCCCCTGGGGACCTCACAGCCTGGGACTCTCTTCCCTTGAGGGCTTCCCCCCTAAATCTGAGATGAACTTTCCGAGCTTCCCGTTCCCTCTTCCTCCCTACTCCAAGCTGGCCCAGAGCATTCCCACTTCACTTCCTCATCTTCTTAACTGGACCACAGCACTTAAGGGTGGGCCTTGGGTTGGCAGTCACTTGGATTTGTGTGCTTCTCATCTCCGAGGCCGTGAGGCTGCCATGGAGAGCACAAACTcagtcttaattattttggggccCCTACCCAGCCAGCAGTGCCTGCTAGTAGAGATACTCAGTGTATTTGGTTGAACTGATTAGGATACTTAAACTGTTTTCAAGCCCCCTCAAATATgtcagaagcactatttacacaCTTGAGAATGTATTCCAGTGTTTCTAGGCTATTCATTAGAACAGGTCCCTTGGGCAACTCTGCAAGCCCGCTCAACCGGTAGTTTTGCACTTAGGAACAAGGGCTGGAGTCAACATTGCAGTTGTGGTGTCTCCACCTTAGGCTATTCCTGCAGCTCCACAATACTGTTGTGTTTCCAAACTCAAGACTCATCAGGGCCATCCCTGGGGGAGGGATGAACATTTCTGTGCTTGTAGAAAGAGGACTCAACTGAGTAAAAGAGGCCTGGCAAATCTCCTTTAGTgctcccccagctcccagcccaggcctTCCCCATGCCCAGGGGCTTCTGTGGTTCTCTTCTGGCTCACTCCCCACCTCTAAGTAAAAGAAAcctcttttgttttcaaatttcttctAAATCCCCATTAGACGCTTGAATGGCCTGAAAACCTCTGAGGTGGTGGTTATCCAGCCTGGGCTTACACATCTCCAATAACAGAGAACTCACCACCTTGTGAGATGGTTTTTCATATCTTTGAATAGCTCTGATTatcaaaacatttctttcttacGCCAAACCAAGACTGCTTCCCTATTGTTTCTGCCATGTAGTGCTGTGGGGTCATACACAATGTTCAGAGACAGGTcctagatatgtgtgtgtgtgtgtgtgtgtgtgtgtgtgaaggagagagacagagacagagacagagagatagagagacagagaaaccaagACAGGCACAGAGGGAGCTAGAAGGGCCTACAGAGATCATCTAGGTCAATGGTTAACGCAGTGTTTTGGCAAGATTAATTCAGGAGCAGTAAACATATTTAAGGGGCACATTTTTCCTATTCAAAGTCAAGTTGGGACTTGATGGCTGAGTTAATGAGCGTATGCATAATCCCCCTAGGAGATACCCAACGAAATAAAACAGAATCAAAATGAGATAAGAAGATGTCTTCTTTTTCCAACTAGGAACAGGCCACAGACGCAGAGCACAGCCTTGGTATCtccatatgcaaaataatttaaaccaAAGTAAAAATGAAGACGCCAGGAAAAAAAGGCATAAGCTACCTGCCTCCTCCCACGCCCTCCCCGACCCCATGACAGAAGGCCAGTTCACTATTTCTGTTTCCCTTGTTTTCTATCTGTTGCTCCAAGGGCtaggttttctctttcctttattcttttttttttaatcttctaaatGGGAGCATAGGCAATCCGCTTTTAG
Above is a window of Mesoplodon densirostris isolate mMesDen1 chromosome X, mMesDen1 primary haplotype, whole genome shotgun sequence DNA encoding:
- the LOC132481662 gene encoding OTU domain-containing protein 6A-like, with translation MEDSQSEHQRMLRRHKREKAELQAHIQGMKSSVPKSDKKRRKQLLLDVARLEAEMEQKHQQELQKFQESFPDNSNLDSVTEDLGKLDLEDKPPHLSRAQRRRERKVALERERQERMAKAEMEHLASFRHDEEMKLDAILWARNLEMKDIPADGHCMYRAIQDQLVFSVTVEGLRRCTAEYMRKHVEDFLPFCSDPETGDACSRDDFLSYCDDIVFSASCGGQLELRALSHVLQTPIEVIQGNSPAVVFGEEYTKKPLTLVYRSYSMCGEHYNSVKPLDTGSVRCPACRLL